A genomic region of Eucalyptus grandis isolate ANBG69807.140 chromosome 5, ASM1654582v1, whole genome shotgun sequence contains the following coding sequences:
- the LOC120293710 gene encoding serine/threonine-protein kinase TNNI3K-like — protein sequence MERRLLEATQKGYIKELNDLIRSNGLVLEEMALEGASHTSLHVASVAGHLDFVRELLKLMPEFVEKVNAYGLGLLHIAVVRGDVEIARELLRVGQHLCSVKGRERINPLHCAVINGELDVMKVQLSASSESVKEITVREETMLHLAMKNNRFDAVILLVEHLKQHKEYVKIGRTTKVELESAAAPQLEVSWIDFEPTSVEVLLLQSIDYRWQRRYLAGRPWKELQVVDFLLREHVVEPEVVDVNALNSSGLTPLDVYALSQRGAGDREIREILARAGGRSNSPASRLVLVDDNDVEGGNSHLSHEEPVLNAPQSLSCSTPKISNKDGGESRGKIEALLIVAALITNVTYQSVL from the exons ATGGAACGAAGGTTGCTAGAAGCAACCCAGAAGGGCTATATCAAAGAGCTAAATGACTTGATCAGAAGCAATGGGCTCGTCCTCGAGGAGATGGCTCTTGAAGGAGCCAGTCACACCTCGTTGCACGTAGCTAGTGTGGCTGGCCATTTGGATTTTGTCCGAGAGCTCCTGAAGTTGATGCCAGAGTTTGTGGAAAAAGTGAACGCATATGGTTTAGGTCTGTTGCACATCGCGGTAGTTCGAGGTGATGTTGAGATTGCAAGGGAGCTCCTGAGAGTGGGTCAACACCTATGCTCTGTGAAGGGACGAGAGAGAATAAACCCTTTGCATTGTGCCGTCATAAATGGGGAGCTCGATGTCATGAAGGTGCAGCTCTCCGCTTCATCTGAGTCTGTCAAAGAGATAACTGTTAGGGAGGAGACTATGCTTCACCTCGCTATGAAGAACAATAGGTTTGATGCGGTCATTTTGTTGGTGGAGCATCTGAAGCAGCACAAGGAGTATGTCAAAATCGGTAGGACCACAAAG GTTGAGCTTGAGTCGGCTGCTGCTCCACAATTGGAAGTGTCGTGGATTGATTTTGAGCCTACGAGTGTTGAGGTGTTGCTTCTCCAATCGATTGATTACCGGTGGCAGAGGCGCTATCTTGCAGGGAGGCCATG gaAAGAGTTGCAGGTGGTCGACTTCCTACTTCGTGAGCATGTTGTGGAGCCCGAGGTTGTGGATGTGAACGCCTTGAACAGTAGTGGCTTAACGCCTCTAGATGTCTATGCTCTGTCGCAAAGGGGAGCAGGAGACAGAGAGATCAGAGAAATTCTTGCACGAGCTGGAGGAAGGTCAAACTCGCCCGCTTCAAGACTAGTCTTAGTGGACGACAACGATGTCGAGGGAGGTAACAGTCATCTATCACATGAGGAACCAGTCCTAAATGCTCCTCAATCATTATCCTGTTCGAcgccaaaaatttcaaacaaagatgGTGGAGAGTCGCGGGGCAAGATTGAGGCCTTATTAATTGTTGCTGCGCTCATCACCAACGTGACCTATCAATCAGTGCTATAG
- the LOC120293711 gene encoding cysteine proteinase inhibitor 1-like: MRLLVLAAAAATVLLLLQGSAAGPAGMEGPFGWEPMKDLSNPHVREITEFAVNKHNEDAQTKLALDKVVKGETVGFLGTIYKLIVEVKDGANPKSYEAVIWDGKLVRFLFLFKAVEGNV, encoded by the coding sequence ATGAGGCTTCTCGTCCTCGCCGCTGCAGCTGCcaccgtcctcctcctcctccaaggTTCGGCCGCCGGGCCTGCCGGCATGGAGGGGCCGTTCGGTTGGGAGCCGATGAAGGATCTGAGCAACCCGCACGTACGGGAGATCACTGAGTTTGCTGTCAATAAGCACAATGAGGACGCCCAGACGAAGCTGGCACTGGATAAGGTGGTGAAGGGTGAGACGGTGGGGTTCTTGGGGACGATCTACAAGCTTATCGTCGAGGTCAAGGACGGGGCCAACCCGAAAAGCTACGAGGCCGTAATTTGGGATGGGAAGTTGGTtagatttctctttttgttcaagGCCGTTGAAGGCAACGTGTGA